A DNA window from Etheostoma spectabile isolate EspeVRDwgs_2016 chromosome 22, UIUC_Espe_1.0, whole genome shotgun sequence contains the following coding sequences:
- the otulina gene encoding OTU deubiquitinase with linear linkage specificity a, with protein sequence MSWVKAVSNSVDVFDENADELSLQSKEWVSNMKKRIKDGFVDGADAGEEASLQAGFNLGFREGAAQTVASGRLKGIVSAILCWCQIQHPQSPILASVKDLLQRVSQHEDTIMEGIKRALENPLPSVSSVSESMEDLEVEQAGPGCCGGEGCKETDYSKKGEEIDQYIPHQQHKLCSRSPDCSSSTRESLNHLVQHCIDLVSELGLPPELICHIQELNNMQA encoded by the exons atGTCTTGGGTTAAAGCGGTTTCGAACAGCGTAGATGTGTTTGACGAGAATGCGGACGAGCTTAGTTTGCAGAGTAAAGAGTGGGTCTCCAACATGAAGAAGCGAATCAAG GACGGGTTTGTAGACGGAGCTGATGCCGGGGAGGAGGCCTCGCTGCAGGCCGGCTTTAACCTCGGCTTCAGGGAAGGAGCAGCTCAGACTGTCGCTTCGGGCCGACTCAAAGGAATTGTGAG TGCCATATTGTGCTGGTGCCAGATCCAACATCCGCAAAGCCCCATCCTAGCCTCTGTGAAGGACCTCCTGCAGCGGGTTTCACAGCATGAAGACACAATAATGGAAGGCATCAAGAGGGCTTTGGAGAATCCTCTTCCCAGCGTGAGCTCCGTCTCTGAGAGCATGGAGGATCTGGAGGTGGAGCAGGCAGGTCCAGGCTGCTGTGGAGGAGAGGGATGTAAGGAAACGGACTACTCCAAGAAAGGAGAAGAAATTGACCAGTACATTCCTCACCAGCAACATAAGCTCTGTTCTAGGTCCCCCGACTGCTCCTCCAGCACAAGGGAAAGCCTAAACCACCTGGTGCAGCACTGCATAGATCTGGTGTCGGAGCTCGGGCTGCCCCCGGAGCTGATCTGTCACATACAGGAGCTAAACAACATGCAGGCCTAG